In a genomic window of Flavobacterium crassostreae:
- a CDS encoding PAS domain S-box protein, which yields MTGSGFHFDEESFNNLFPFYFQIRPDLRLSNFGKSLAKICPDLQQGNLFTTDFEIKRPHLTTVTFEELVNHGEQHLLLEYAKTNVTLRGQFVKMGVSLLFVGSPWFTSMNEVMDRHLTFDDFAPNDPLLDLLHVLNNAENTSKELKELLLTINTQKNQLKKDKEELNRLSYVASANTNGIVFTKLDGRIFWCNDAFVELTGYSRPEIIGKTPIELGQTLATDRQELKKMIDLFYTGLPFEVELFHARKNGTPFWSRVKGQPIRDSQGNVTQYFAILEDISLKKRYDESLEIEKEKYRSIIANMNLGLLEVDLKDTITMANQSFLDMSGFSMQELLGRNASGIFLTQEGGKILESKNKLRVKGVPDSYEITAITKSKENKTWLISGAPNYDIHGNLIGSIGIHLDITTQKNQEQQLYLLSLIAEKNINSVIICDAKGKIEWANTSFLKMSGYTQSEVIGQKPGPLLQGENSDKEAVHYLREQIKKGLPFNCEILNYSKNKTKYWVRIQGQALYDKEGRIIKYFAIEEDITAQKLLETQKENLIHDLAKTNKELEDYAQIVSHDLKSPLRSINSLISWIKEENETNFEAQTIKYFSLIEHKVEKMDHLIEGILTYSKIDKEATRREKVNTHEIVSSIIDIIHVPEHISITIQNPLPIIKADRFRIQQLFQNLIGNAVNYIDKEVGLVAISSEESATHYVFAVKDNGVGMPKEIHDKIFETFKAYTNSKHSTGLGLSIVKKIVTFYKGEIWLESEEGKGTTFFVKLNK from the coding sequence ATGACAGGATCTGGATTTCATTTTGACGAGGAAAGTTTTAATAACTTGTTTCCGTTTTATTTTCAGATACGTCCGGATCTACGCCTGAGTAATTTTGGTAAGAGCCTTGCCAAAATTTGTCCAGATCTTCAACAAGGAAATTTATTTACCACTGATTTTGAAATTAAAAGACCGCATCTAACCACGGTTACTTTTGAAGAATTGGTAAACCATGGCGAGCAACACCTCTTGCTAGAATATGCCAAAACAAATGTAACCCTACGAGGACAGTTTGTCAAAATGGGTGTTTCTTTATTATTTGTAGGATCCCCTTGGTTTACTTCCATGAACGAAGTGATGGATCGGCATTTAACCTTTGATGATTTTGCCCCAAACGATCCCTTACTGGATTTGCTACACGTTTTGAACAATGCAGAAAATACTTCCAAAGAGTTAAAAGAATTGTTGCTAACCATCAACACCCAAAAAAACCAACTCAAAAAAGATAAAGAAGAACTCAATAGATTATCCTATGTAGCTAGTGCTAATACGAATGGTATTGTTTTTACCAAACTAGACGGGAGGATTTTTTGGTGTAACGATGCTTTTGTAGAACTAACTGGATATTCCAGACCAGAAATTATAGGCAAAACCCCAATTGAGTTAGGACAAACGCTTGCCACAGATAGGCAGGAGTTAAAAAAAATGATAGACCTGTTTTATACCGGTCTGCCCTTTGAGGTAGAATTGTTTCACGCACGAAAAAATGGCACGCCATTTTGGTCTCGTGTAAAAGGACAGCCGATCCGTGATTCTCAAGGAAATGTTACTCAATATTTTGCCATTCTAGAAGATATTTCCCTCAAAAAAAGATACGACGAAAGTTTAGAAATAGAAAAAGAAAAGTACCGAAGTATTATTGCAAACATGAATTTAGGATTGCTAGAAGTAGATCTTAAAGATACCATTACAATGGCAAACCAGAGCTTTCTGGATATGAGCGGTTTTAGTATGCAAGAGCTATTAGGCCGCAATGCTTCGGGGATATTCTTGACTCAAGAAGGCGGAAAAATACTGGAGTCTAAAAACAAACTTCGGGTTAAAGGCGTGCCAGATTCTTATGAAATAACTGCTATAACAAAGAGTAAAGAAAATAAAACCTGGCTTATAAGTGGCGCTCCTAATTACGACATTCATGGCAATCTAATTGGTTCGATAGGGATTCACTTGGACATAACTACCCAAAAAAACCAAGAACAGCAGCTGTATTTACTCTCTTTAATTGCCGAAAAAAACATCAATTCCGTTATCATTTGTGATGCCAAGGGAAAGATAGAGTGGGCTAATACCAGTTTTTTAAAAATGTCTGGATATACCCAATCAGAGGTTATAGGTCAGAAACCTGGTCCTTTGTTGCAAGGAGAAAACTCGGACAAAGAGGCCGTGCACTATTTGCGAGAACAAATAAAAAAAGGCTTGCCCTTTAATTGCGAAATTTTAAACTATTCTAAAAATAAAACCAAATATTGGGTTCGGATACAAGGACAAGCATTGTATGACAAAGAAGGCCGTATTATTAAATATTTTGCTATTGAGGAAGACATAACAGCACAAAAGTTATTGGAAACTCAAAAAGAAAATTTAATTCATGATTTAGCCAAAACTAACAAAGAACTGGAGGACTATGCGCAAATTGTTTCGCATGATTTAAAATCCCCTTTACGGAGCATTAATTCTTTAATTTCCTGGATCAAAGAAGAAAACGAAACCAACTTTGAGGCACAGACTATCAAATATTTTTCGTTAATTGAACACAAAGTAGAAAAAATGGACCATTTAATTGAGGGCATTTTAACCTACTCTAAAATTGATAAAGAAGCTACCCGAAGAGAAAAAGTAAATACCCATGAAATTGTCAGTAGTATAATAGATATTATTCATGTTCCGGAACATATTAGTATTACAATCCAAAACCCATTACCTATAATTAAGGCAGATCGATTTAGGATACAGCAACTGTTCCAAAATTTGATCGGCAATGCCGTAAATTATATCGATAAAGAAGTTGGCTTGGTTGCAATTAGTTCCGAAGAATCAGCGACTCACTACGTTTTTGCCGTTAAGGATAATGGCGTAGGGATGCCCAAGGAAATTCATGACAAGATATTTGAAACCTTCAAGGCTTACACCAATAGCAAACACTCCACAGGCTTGGGGTTGTCTATTGTAAAAAAAATAGTTACTTTCTATAAAGGTGAAATCTGGCTAGAGAGTGAAGAAGGAAAAGGAACTACTTTTTTTGTAAAATTAAATAAATAA
- a CDS encoding sugar isomerase, producing the protein MKIISNVMAKIPRKVSPEQRFMLTILLVNAGNYLYNLVLGRMLGPVAFSDAAILITLLLMLSFVGMTFQIVAAKYAVLYQDQMLLVFIKWVAKYALILGILFGAAIVFWHQQLQGLFHTKTAAMFFIFGIGIPLYFMMSINRGLYQGQNALHKLATTYQTEMASRLVVTIAALLLFPDSASSVIVALGIVFSFVFGLFPFQKTIFSAFQHPISTELDRRSIAAFFMLTAFYELTQIIINNSDIVLVKHYFDSQQAGLYASLALIGRVVYFVAWMFVMLLLPKVIQMKKDRQDTLPILLKYVGYISFLSVLIVGFTALFPELVVNAMFGHAYLSISFLLWKYALATSLFAVANIFAYYYLSLDHYVPVVVSAVLGTTQIGLIMRYHASLEQVVHMQIIAMVVLLFFQLCYFFYKNKKIK; encoded by the coding sequence ATGAAGATAATTTCCAACGTAATGGCTAAAATACCCAGAAAGGTATCTCCGGAACAACGTTTTATGCTGACCATTTTGTTGGTAAACGCAGGCAATTATTTGTATAATTTGGTGTTAGGCAGAATGCTTGGGCCTGTTGCGTTTTCAGATGCAGCAATCCTTATTACGCTGTTGTTAATGCTTTCTTTTGTAGGTATGACCTTTCAAATTGTAGCTGCTAAATATGCGGTTTTATACCAAGACCAGATGCTACTTGTTTTTATAAAATGGGTTGCCAAATATGCTTTAATCTTGGGGATTTTGTTTGGTGCAGCTATTGTTTTTTGGCACCAACAATTGCAAGGACTCTTTCATACCAAAACCGCAGCAATGTTTTTTATATTTGGGATTGGAATTCCGTTGTACTTTATGATGAGCATCAACAGAGGGCTGTACCAAGGGCAAAATGCATTACACAAACTAGCCACTACTTACCAGACCGAAATGGCCAGCAGACTAGTGGTAACCATTGCTGCCTTGTTGTTGTTTCCGGATAGTGCCAGTTCTGTTATTGTAGCCCTTGGGATCGTTTTTTCGTTTGTATTTGGGTTGTTCCCTTTCCAAAAAACTATTTTTAGCGCTTTTCAACATCCGATTTCTACCGAATTAGACCGCCGCTCTATTGCTGCTTTTTTTATGCTAACAGCATTTTATGAGTTAACTCAAATTATAATTAACAACAGCGATATTGTTTTGGTCAAACATTATTTTGATAGCCAACAAGCCGGACTATATGCCTCGCTGGCGTTGATCGGACGTGTGGTGTATTTTGTAGCCTGGATGTTTGTTATGCTGTTGTTACCTAAAGTAATACAAATGAAAAAAGACCGCCAGGATACCTTGCCTATTTTGTTAAAATATGTTGGTTACATCAGTTTTTTGTCTGTACTAATAGTAGGTTTTACGGCACTTTTTCCAGAATTGGTTGTAAATGCAATGTTTGGACATGCTTACCTATCGATTTCTTTTTTGTTATGGAAATACGCCCTTGCCACCTCATTGTTTGCCGTGGCCAATATATTTGCGTATTATTATTTGTCTTTAGACCATTATGTTCCAGTGGTAGTTTCGGCTGTTCTAGGAACCACACAAATAGGATTAATTATGCGGTACCATGCTAGTTTAGAGCAAGTGGTGCACATGCAAATTATTGCAATGGTGGTTTTGTTGTTTTTTCAGTTGTGCTATTTTTTCTATAAAAATAAAAAAATAAAATAA
- a CDS encoding histidine kinase gives METPNLNYINELSGGDTSFKSKIISILKKELPTEIALYQNQMQKEAYLEAAQAVHKLKHKISILGLEKSYYLASDYENNLNDNSVALKNDFESLLKLMQEYVLHL, from the coding sequence ATGGAAACACCTAATTTAAATTATATAAACGAACTCTCAGGTGGCGATACCAGTTTTAAATCTAAGATAATTAGTATCTTAAAAAAAGAACTACCCACCGAAATTGCTTTGTATCAAAATCAAATGCAAAAAGAGGCTTATCTAGAAGCAGCACAAGCCGTACATAAACTCAAGCATAAAATTTCTATCTTAGGTCTGGAAAAAAGTTATTATCTTGCCTCTGATTATGAAAATAACTTAAACGACAACTCTGTAGCTTTAAAAAACGATTTTGAATCGCTACTAAAGCTAATGCAAGAGTACGTCTTACATTTGTAA
- a CDS encoding sensor histidine kinase yields the protein MHSLLKRQLAKKLRGGLNDLDLFLEAVNESYENYESQMEMLQRAMKISSNELFEANQKLRDEAESLKEVNKNLQSILDSMNLDPELNPKKVRFDSLQYIKQQSSEIVRINKQREELLVHLEKQNKALNEYAHMVSHDLKAPLRSIDTLINWFMEDNKEMMDSKNLQSLNLILSNVEKMDLLIKGILNYSAVEQQSKDNKWIDLNVMIADVLITIAVPDHVTITLKNKLPKLLGNDFRFKQLFQNLIQNAIKYNDKEAVLIEISSSETAHDVLFEIKDNGIGIAKVYQDKIFDVFSKLHNDGKSSGIGLSIVKKIIEFYKGKIWLESQEKIGTTFYFNLPKNHGNT from the coding sequence ATGCATTCATTATTAAAAAGACAACTGGCCAAAAAACTTCGTGGAGGACTAAATGATTTAGACCTTTTTTTGGAAGCCGTAAACGAATCTTACGAAAATTACGAGTCCCAAATGGAAATGCTACAGCGTGCCATGAAAATAAGTTCGAACGAATTATTTGAGGCCAACCAAAAATTGCGGGACGAAGCAGAGAGTCTAAAAGAAGTAAACAAAAACCTCCAATCTATATTGGACTCCATGAATTTAGACCCAGAATTAAACCCCAAAAAAGTACGCTTTGATTCGCTACAATACATCAAACAACAATCCTCGGAAATCGTACGCATTAACAAACAACGGGAAGAGCTTTTGGTACATTTAGAAAAACAAAACAAAGCCCTGAATGAGTATGCCCACATGGTGTCGCACGATTTAAAGGCACCTTTGCGGAGTATTGATACTTTGATTAATTGGTTTATGGAGGATAATAAAGAAATGATGGATAGTAAAAATCTACAGTCCTTAAATCTCATTCTCTCTAATGTAGAAAAAATGGATTTGCTTATTAAGGGAATACTAAACTATTCTGCGGTAGAGCAACAATCCAAAGACAATAAATGGATTGATTTAAATGTCATGATTGCAGATGTTTTAATCACCATTGCGGTTCCAGACCATGTTACCATTACCCTAAAAAATAAATTACCGAAACTCCTTGGTAATGATTTTAGATTTAAGCAATTGTTTCAAAATTTAATTCAAAATGCCATAAAATATAACGATAAAGAAGCAGTTTTGATAGAAATAAGTAGCTCCGAAACAGCCCATGACGTTCTTTTTGAAATTAAAGATAACGGGATAGGGATTGCTAAGGTCTATCAAGACAAAATATTTGACGTATTCTCTAAACTACACAATGATGGCAAATCATCGGGTATTGGACTTTCTATCGTAAAAAAAATAATAGAATTTTATAAAGGAAAAATATGGCTAGAAAGCCAAGAAAAGATAGGGACAACTTTTTATTTTAACTTACCCAAGAACCATGGAAACACCTAA
- a CDS encoding tetratricopeptide repeat protein: MKITQNAFLLLFLFLNGAIQAQDMKTGFQQLEKGDFAQAEVFFETILKEYPQNKTAQLCYARALGLNNQPEKALDHFIELKEAFPGDLEIELNYAEALLWNKKFEPAKLFYHTLVANNPTNFVAHLGYANTLSNLKEYPEALNQVNKALDLSPGNPGALTSRKYIKLGYANQNLNQKLYDQAEAYYEEILIDFPEDKETLLNKANLYLITKNIPKAKKTYAVLAKNNPIVALNGLSLIEHLAGKNKKALETATTATKKIPENSPASLQKQTQERYVQALIWNKKYKAATTKIDTLKTQYQDENWLLALAATLAIYKSNFKESIGHYGAILAKDSTSFDGNLGIANAYYASGEVQHALDAVAQTLVVFKDQNDAVQFLKKIKEEYTPVIEQKFSYAYDNGKNTAKAAQTNISIPLAIQWSLQSSYQYREAENTITKASAKTNDFWVGVDYNFHPKITYTFKAGVTAANSSNNRYNQTLIHTFFKMKPLKLQDLEIGFKREMQSFNADLIDKKIATNNYYLNYNLSTNFNFGWFTQYFFTNQTDNNSRNLLFTSFYYNFMSNPVLKGGFNYQYIAFKNRIPLDYFSPKKFHAVEVFLEVLKDEKIAKPKSWFYHANLATGFQFIEDNDRQWTYRIQTKLGYKFSDRLLANIYGINSNIASVSVAGFTYTEIGLRLKWNLFEKPIFELK; the protein is encoded by the coding sequence ATGAAAATTACACAAAACGCTTTTCTACTCTTATTCCTTTTTTTAAATGGCGCTATCCAAGCACAAGACATGAAAACTGGATTCCAACAACTTGAAAAAGGCGATTTTGCGCAAGCAGAAGTTTTTTTTGAAACGATCTTAAAAGAATATCCCCAGAACAAAACCGCGCAATTATGTTATGCCAGAGCTTTGGGGTTAAACAACCAACCCGAAAAAGCATTGGATCATTTTATAGAACTCAAAGAGGCTTTTCCGGGAGATCTAGAGATAGAACTCAACTATGCCGAAGCGCTCTTGTGGAATAAAAAATTTGAACCAGCAAAACTTTTTTACCATACATTGGTTGCTAACAACCCTACAAATTTTGTGGCCCATTTGGGCTATGCCAATACCTTATCTAATCTAAAAGAATATCCAGAAGCTTTGAACCAAGTAAACAAAGCCTTAGATTTATCTCCGGGTAACCCAGGGGCTTTAACCTCCAGAAAATACATTAAATTAGGATATGCCAACCAAAATCTAAACCAGAAATTGTATGACCAAGCCGAGGCGTATTATGAAGAAATACTTATCGATTTTCCGGAGGATAAAGAAACCCTGCTCAATAAGGCCAATTTGTATTTAATTACCAAAAACATCCCCAAGGCAAAAAAAACCTACGCCGTGCTAGCAAAAAACAACCCAATAGTGGCTCTGAACGGGCTCTCTTTGATAGAACACCTTGCTGGCAAAAACAAAAAAGCGTTAGAAACCGCAACAACTGCAACAAAAAAAATCCCAGAAAACAGCCCAGCATCTTTACAAAAACAAACCCAAGAAAGGTACGTACAGGCGTTAATCTGGAACAAAAAATACAAAGCAGCAACCACAAAAATCGATACACTTAAGACCCAATACCAAGATGAAAACTGGCTCTTAGCACTGGCAGCTACATTGGCTATTTACAAGAGCAATTTTAAAGAAAGTATTGGTCACTATGGCGCCATATTGGCCAAAGACAGCACTTCTTTTGATGGAAATCTAGGTATTGCAAATGCGTATTATGCCTCCGGAGAAGTACAGCATGCACTGGATGCAGTAGCACAAACCTTGGTAGTTTTTAAAGACCAAAATGATGCGGTACAGTTTTTAAAAAAAATAAAAGAAGAATACACCCCAGTTATAGAGCAAAAATTTTCTTATGCTTATGATAATGGTAAAAACACCGCAAAGGCAGCACAGACAAACATTAGTATTCCTTTGGCTATCCAATGGAGCCTACAGAGTAGTTACCAATACCGAGAAGCCGAAAACACCATCACTAAGGCTAGTGCCAAAACCAATGATTTTTGGGTAGGCGTAGATTATAATTTCCATCCCAAAATTACGTATACATTTAAAGCAGGGGTAACGGCGGCAAATTCTAGCAACAATCGGTATAACCAAACCTTAATTCATACTTTTTTTAAAATGAAACCTCTAAAATTACAAGATTTAGAAATAGGTTTCAAAAGAGAAATGCAAAGTTTTAATGCCGATTTGATTGACAAAAAAATTGCAACAAACAACTACTACCTCAACTATAATTTGAGCACCAATTTTAATTTTGGCTGGTTTACGCAATATTTCTTTACAAACCAGACCGACAACAATAGTCGTAATTTATTATTTACCTCTTTTTATTACAACTTTATGTCCAACCCTGTGCTAAAAGGAGGTTTTAATTACCAATATATTGCTTTTAAAAACCGCATTCCGTTGGACTATTTTAGTCCCAAAAAATTCCATGCCGTAGAGGTTTTTTTAGAAGTTCTTAAGGACGAGAAAATTGCAAAACCAAAATCTTGGTTTTACCATGCTAATTTAGCTACAGGTTTTCAGTTTATTGAAGATAATGACCGACAATGGACGTATCGAATTCAAACAAAATTAGGTTATAAATTCTCGGATCGTTTGCTTGCCAATATTTATGGCATCAACAGTAATATTGCCTCTGTGTCTGTAGCAGGATTTACCTATACCGAAATCGGCTTAAGGCTTAAATGGAATTTATTTGAAAAACCTATTTTTGAGTTAAAATAG
- a CDS encoding LytR/AlgR family response regulator transcription factor gives MNCIIIDDEEMARAILTQFIVSHTNIEVVATFSNAMDAIKFLNQNQVDLIFLDIHMPNFTGFDLIQTIKNPPHTILVTSDSNFAIEAFEYDCIVDYLLKPITAPRFLKAIDKVNALALNESTTATTASVVPTDFYINVDRRLIKIELNSIDLIEAKGDYIHIKTESKNYMVHSTLKNIAHKLPKEIFLKVHRSFIINVKKIIDIEDNSVLIGKNVVPVSRSNKTELLNRINVL, from the coding sequence ATGAATTGCATTATTATAGACGATGAAGAGATGGCAAGAGCAATCCTTACTCAATTTATTGTATCCCATACAAATATTGAGGTGGTTGCTACTTTTTCGAATGCTATGGATGCAATTAAATTTTTAAATCAAAATCAGGTGGATTTGATTTTTTTAGACATACACATGCCTAATTTTACTGGTTTTGACCTCATACAAACCATTAAAAATCCACCGCACACTATTTTAGTTACCTCAGATAGCAATTTTGCTATAGAAGCTTTTGAGTACGATTGTATCGTGGATTATTTATTAAAGCCCATCACTGCTCCGCGTTTTTTAAAAGCCATTGACAAAGTAAATGCTCTGGCTCTTAACGAGTCTACTACAGCCACCACTGCCAGTGTTGTGCCTACGGATTTTTATATTAACGTAGATAGACGACTCATTAAGATTGAATTAAATTCTATAGATTTAATAGAGGCCAAAGGAGATTACATACATATAAAAACCGAATCCAAAAATTATATGGTGCATTCTACCCTCAAAAATATTGCACATAAACTCCCTAAAGAGATCTTTTTGAAAGTCCATCGTTCTTTTATTATCAACGTCAAAAAAATAATTGACATTGAAGACAATAGTGTATTGATCGGCAAAAATGTAGTTCCGGTAAGCAGATCCAACAAGACCGAATTATTAAATAGAATAAATGTGCTCTAA
- a CDS encoding FIST signal transduction protein: MKIIQAYKQANTSWYYFQKKILLKNPLVLVFGNRYLLEQSEVIEEIRNEFPYTDLVFGSTSGEIIGCSVYDQSISVTVIEFEKAHFVIERENIFNFNKNATKLGQTLYNKIPKQGLKHLFVLSEGSFVNGDSLITGLETNGDLKTSITGGMCGDDARFEKTIASYKENPKEGEVILIGFYGESLEVSYASFGGWIPFGPERIITKSQDNILYEIDGQPALDLYKKYLGDKSNELPQASLLYPLNVTPKGKKEAVVRTILNINTADQSMILAGDVPENARVQLMMASVDGIAQGAQIAARLAMNQRAAPPQLALLVSCIGRKLVMNQRVEEELEQVQEIIGDTTAMAGFYSYGEMAPFNGSTSCELHNQTMTLTLISE; the protein is encoded by the coding sequence ATGAAAATAATTCAAGCCTACAAGCAAGCCAATACATCTTGGTACTATTTTCAGAAAAAAATACTATTAAAAAATCCGTTAGTATTGGTTTTTGGCAACCGCTATTTGCTAGAACAGTCTGAAGTTATTGAGGAAATAAGAAACGAATTTCCGTATACGGATCTTGTGTTTGGATCTACTTCTGGAGAAATAATTGGTTGCAGTGTCTATGACCAGTCCATCTCCGTAACGGTTATTGAATTTGAAAAAGCACATTTTGTAATAGAACGAGAAAATATTTTTAATTTTAATAAAAATGCGACCAAATTAGGGCAAACATTGTACAACAAAATTCCAAAACAGGGCTTAAAACATTTGTTTGTTTTATCTGAAGGCAGTTTTGTTAATGGGGATTCTCTGATTACGGGACTAGAGACTAATGGCGATTTAAAAACATCTATCACAGGCGGGATGTGTGGAGATGATGCCCGGTTTGAAAAAACAATAGCTTCTTATAAAGAAAATCCAAAAGAAGGCGAAGTGATTTTGATAGGCTTCTATGGAGAAAGTTTAGAGGTTTCTTACGCCAGTTTTGGAGGTTGGATTCCTTTTGGACCAGAACGAATAATAACTAAATCTCAGGACAATATACTCTATGAAATTGATGGCCAGCCAGCATTAGACTTGTACAAAAAATACCTAGGAGACAAATCGAACGAATTGCCACAGGCATCTTTGTTGTATCCTTTAAACGTAACTCCAAAAGGCAAAAAAGAGGCCGTTGTGCGTACTATTTTAAACATTAACACCGCCGATCAATCCATGATTCTGGCCGGAGATGTTCCCGAAAATGCTAGAGTGCAACTCATGATGGCCTCTGTAGACGGCATAGCTCAAGGAGCTCAGATAGCAGCAAGATTAGCTATGAACCAAAGAGCTGCACCGCCGCAATTGGCCTTGTTAGTGAGTTGTATAGGTAGAAAATTAGTAATGAACCAACGCGTAGAAGAAGAACTGGAACAAGTACAAGAAATTATTGGAGACACTACGGCTATGGCAGGTTTTTATTCTTATGGAGAGATGGCTCCTTTTAACGGAAGTACCTCTTGTGAATTGCACAACCAAACCATGACATTAACTTTAATTAGCGAATAA
- a CDS encoding glycosyltransferase: protein MKIAIITAFPPSKVTLNEYGYHLVKNFVQKNEVSEVVLLTDTTQAPKDLDFENSHKVSVHECWSFNSYTTIFSISAVLRHEKPDAVLINLQFMKFGDKKIPAALGLMIPMVLRNNKVPTVSLLHNILEQVDLESAGFTTNKLAKQFYNFVGTTLTRFILKSDVVAVTINKYVTVLENKYKVKNVQLIPHGTFESIETPCFDLAPGPKQILAFGKFGTYKKVEILIEAAILIRQNSAENIEVVIAGTDSPNTPGYLAEVQEKYREVPGIRFTGYVDEKDVATIFGQAAVVAFPYTSTTGSSGVLHQAGSYGKAVVMPDLGDLALLVEEEGYKGVFFDPESAASLAQALEKIITNDAARKAIAMQNFNAASALSMDKITDMYMDTFKKIIQSKS, encoded by the coding sequence ATGAAAATTGCTATAATTACCGCTTTTCCGCCAAGTAAAGTAACCTTGAATGAGTACGGATACCATTTAGTGAAAAATTTTGTTCAAAAAAACGAAGTTTCAGAAGTAGTTTTATTGACCGATACAACCCAAGCACCCAAAGATCTGGATTTTGAGAACAGCCATAAAGTTAGCGTACACGAGTGTTGGTCTTTTAATAGTTATACCACTATTTTTTCGATCAGTGCGGTTCTGCGACACGAAAAACCAGATGCCGTTTTAATCAACTTGCAGTTTATGAAATTTGGAGATAAAAAAATTCCTGCTGCTTTGGGATTAATGATTCCGATGGTTTTGCGTAACAACAAAGTGCCGACCGTATCTTTGTTGCACAATATATTGGAGCAGGTAGATTTAGAAAGTGCGGGTTTTACTACCAACAAACTAGCAAAGCAATTTTATAATTTTGTAGGAACTACACTGACCAGATTTATTTTAAAATCCGATGTAGTTGCCGTTACTATAAACAAATACGTTACTGTTTTAGAAAACAAATACAAAGTAAAAAACGTGCAATTAATTCCGCACGGAACTTTTGAAAGTATTGAAACGCCCTGTTTTGATTTGGCTCCAGGGCCGAAACAAATTTTAGCATTCGGAAAATTTGGAACCTACAAAAAAGTCGAAATTCTGATCGAAGCAGCCATTTTAATCCGCCAAAACAGTGCCGAAAATATTGAAGTAGTAATTGCAGGAACAGACAGCCCTAATACTCCGGGTTATCTTGCTGAAGTGCAGGAAAAATACCGTGAAGTACCCGGGATTAGATTTACAGGCTATGTAGACGAAAAAGACGTAGCTACCATTTTTGGACAAGCCGCAGTAGTTGCATTTCCGTACACCTCTACTACTGGAAGCTCAGGAGTGTTGCATCAGGCAGGAAGTTATGGCAAGGCTGTGGTAATGCCGGATTTAGGAGATCTTGCATTGTTGGTGGAAGAAGAGGGGTACAAAGGAGTATTTTTTGACCCGGAGTCTGCAGCCTCTTTGGCCCAAGCCTTAGAAAAAATTATTACCAATGATGCCGCTAGAAAGGCCATTGCAATGCAAAATTTTAATGCAGCCAGTGCGCTTTCTATGGATAAAATAACGGATATGTATATGGATACTTTCAAAAAAATAATCCAATCTAAATCTTAG
- a CDS encoding heme NO-binding domain-containing protein produces MYGIVNKSIEDLVVANFGREKWEIIHEKSGIDIDFFLSNEIYDDEVTYKIAGAVAQEMQMTLSAVLIAFGEWWVVKTTKEKYPGLMESGGTNLRDFLINLPNFHNRVMLVYPKLTPPEFKVTDITPNALHLHYFSKREGLQDFVRGILQGLAIVYQTPVVLDLIQSRNAGSSHEIFKVNW; encoded by the coding sequence ATGTACGGAATTGTCAATAAATCCATTGAAGATTTAGTTGTAGCTAACTTTGGTAGAGAAAAATGGGAAATTATTCATGAAAAAAGTGGTATTGACATTGACTTTTTTTTGAGTAATGAAATTTATGATGATGAAGTAACGTACAAAATTGCGGGAGCCGTTGCGCAAGAAATGCAAATGACCTTGAGTGCGGTTTTAATTGCGTTTGGAGAATGGTGGGTGGTTAAAACAACCAAAGAAAAATATCCTGGATTGATGGAATCTGGAGGGACTAATTTGCGAGATTTTTTGATCAATTTACCCAATTTTCATAACCGAGTTATGTTGGTTTACCCCAAACTAACCCCTCCAGAATTTAAAGTAACCGATATCACTCCAAATGCGCTCCATTTGCATTATTTTTCTAAAAGAGAAGGGCTTCAGGATTTTGTGAGAGGCATCTTGCAAGGATTAGCAATAGTATACCAAACTCCGGTGGTGCTGGATTTAATTCAATCCAGAAATGCCGGTAGTTCTCACGAAATATTTAAAGTAAATTGGTAA